CGAAGGTCTTCGTCGTCCGCGACGGCGTCCTCGTGGGCATTATCGATCGCATCGCGGTGCTCAACCGCGTTATCAACTATTAGGGCCCCGCCATGTTCCTCTCCCTGGCCATCTTCGCCGCCGTCTATGTGCTCATCGCCTTCGATCTCGTGGACAAAACCGCCGCGGCGCTGCTCGGGGCCGCGGCGGTAATCCTGCTGCACCTCGTCCCCTATCACGTTGCGGTGGAAAGCATCGACATGAACGTGCTCTTCCTCCTCATTGGCATGATGATCGTGATGAGCATCCTGTCGGAAACGGGCTTCCTGGAGTGGCTCGCCATCTCCATCGCGCAGCGCGCGCGGGGGAACGCCCGGACTATTGTAATTCTCTTTCTGGCCGTCACCGCGGTGCTTTCCGCCGTGCTGGACAACGTCACCACCGTCATCCTTATCGCGCCCATCACCATCCTCATCACCCAGCTGCTGGAAATCAGAACCGCGCCCATCCTGATTCTCCTCGCGATCTTCTCCAATATCGGCGGTACCGCCACCCTGATCGGCGACCCGCCGAACATCATCATTGGCTCGGCCACCACCCTGAGCTTCAACGATTTCCTCCTCAACCTGGGCCCGGTGGTCGTCATCGCCACCCTGCTGTGCCTCGCCCTCGTGCGCTTTCGCTTGCGGAATTCACTGAACGCGCCCGAAGAAGCGCGAAGCCGCGTTATGATGGCGCAGCCGGAACTCGCCATTCTCGACGCGGGCTTGCTCCGCCGATGCCTCGGCGTACTCGCCCTGATCCTCCTCGGATTCTTCACTGGACGCCTTACCGGCTTCGAGCCCGGAATCGTGGCGCTCGCGGGCGCCGTCCTGATGATCATCGTCTGCCGGGTGGATATCCACACCGCCCTGCACAAGGTGGAGTGGGCCACTATCCTCTTCTTCATCGGCCTCTTCATGCTCATCAGCGCCCTGGAGCACAACGGCCTCTTCGAGCGAAGCGGGGAGCTCCTCGTCGAAGCCACGCGCGGCAACCTGCTGCTCACCGCCCTCGTGATCCTCTGGGCCGGCGCCTTCGCCTCCGCGATCGTGGACAATATCCCCCTCGTCATCGCCATGCTCCCGCTCATCAAGACCATGATCCCAACCTTCGCCATGCAAATGGGCCTGGCGGACAACCCCGAACTGACCCACACGACCATCGCCGCTCCGCTCTACTGGGCGCTCGCCCTGGGCGCGTGCCTCGGCGGCAACGGCACCCTGATCGGCGCATCGGCAAACGTGGTGATCGCCCAGGTGGGCAAGCGCAACAACTGCGGGATCTCCTTCATGGATTTCACGCGCGCGGGCTTCCCCATCATGATCCTGACCGCCGCACTGTCCAGCGTGTACCTGTACTGGCGCTACTTCTGATGCGGCAGCCGAATGCGCGCGGAACCCTACTCCATCTCCGCGGCGGGCGCGAGCGCGCGGCGGCGGCGTGAGTGCAGCTGGCCCAGAATGAGAACCAGTAGCCCGGTCCAGACGAGTATGAACCCGATGAGCTTGTGGCGGTCCAGCGGTTCGCCAAACGCGAACAGGCCGATGGAAAACTGAAGCGTCGGCGTGATGTACTGCAGGAATCCCATGACGTACAGCGGGAGCCGCTTCGCCCCTTCGGCAAACAACAGCAGCGGGATGGTGGTCACGATGCCGGCAAGCACAAGCAGGATCTGAACGTGCGGCGCGCCCTCCACAAGTGCGAGGCCCGATTGGCTCCCCTGCCAGGCCAGATACGCGATCATGAACGGCATGACGAGCAGCGTTTCGAGGAAGAGGCTGGCGATGGAGTCGAGTTGCAGGTGCTTCTTGATGGCGCCGTAACCCCCGAATGCCGCGGGCAACGACAAGGAAATCCACGAAAAGCCGCCGAGCGTGATGAACTGGTAGAGTATCCCGGCCGCGGCGAGCGTGACGCACGCGATCTGGTGGTTGTTGAGCCGCTCGCGAAACACCACAATCCCGAGCACGATGAGAAACACCGGGTTGATAAAGTAGCCCATGCTCGCGTCAATCGTGCGGTGCGTCGCAATCGCGTGGATATAGATGAGCCAGTTGGCGGAGATGAGCAGAGAGGCCGCCGCAAGCAATCCGGCCTGGCGAGGCGAGGCCAGGACCGCGAAGACCCCGCGCAGGGCGCCGCGCCACCAGAGCAGGGCAATTAACGCGACCACCGACCAGATAATCCGGTGCGCGAGCACCTCCCAGCTGGATACACTGGAGAGGAAGTAGAAATAGATGGGAAATACGCCCCATATGGCATAGGCCGAGAAGCCCATGACCATGCCCGGATAATTCAATGTGCTGGTTTTCACGGTGGAGCTACCTGGAGACCGGATTGGTCCGGGTGATGAAAAAATGCGGGGACACTGCCTGCCCCTGCGCCGGAGTATGCATACCGGCGCAAATCACACCCGGAAACCCGGCGCTGATCGCTACCGAGGCGATCGCGGCGTCAGTTCTCCGGGCCCGCGTAGAGCGAAAGGGTCGCGAGTGTTGGGCACGCCTTGGCTTCGAGTATGTTGAAGCGAATTCGGGTGGTGGCGAGCCGTTCCACGGGCAGGATGCGCTTCCAGCCGATGGAGGTTCCCTCCGCCAGGGGCTTCCAGCCGCCGTCGACCCAGGCGTCCACCGAAAACCGCAGGATGCGCTGGCCCAGGGCAATGTATTCCTGCAAGACCACGTGATCGATCGTGGTTTCGCCCGCGAGATCGATGGTAATGCTCGCCGACGTCACGCTGTCGTCGGCCGCCCAGTAGGTCCGGTGATCGCCGTCGAGCACGTTGCCAGCCGAGAAGGCCGCATCGTTGCCGCGCGTGTTGTCCGCCGTGGCGGTGGCCCCGCGCGCCAGGTCCACGTGGAAAATCGCGTCGCGCAGTTGCTTGAACCCCATCAACGCGGCCTCGTCGTTCTCGTGCAGCAGGCCGCGGGGATCGGGGGGGATATTCAGCAGCAACGAGGCGCCGCGACCAACCGACTGGTAATACAGCTCCATCAGGTTCTCGGGCGTGCGGACCTGGTCGTTCTGATCGGCGTGGTAGAACCAGCCCGGCCGGATGCTTACATCCACTTCCGCCGGCAGCCAGTAGCGGCCATCGACATGCCCGTGCTCCGCCTCCTTGTATTTCGTCATCCCCGGCGCAACGGGCTTGCCTTCCTCCCGGGGCTTCGGCGTGTAGGTCGCCCAGCAGGGATCACCCGCAAACCCCTGCTCGTTGCCGACCCAGCGGATATCCGGCCCGATATCCGAAAACAGGATGGCCCCGGGCTGCAGCTCGCGCACGAGCGCCCACGTGTTCTCCCAGTCGTAGTAGGTGGTGTGGTCGATCCGGCGCTCTTCCCGCGCGCCGCCGTAATACCCGTCGCCGCCGTTTGCGCCATCGAACCAAACCTCCTGTATCTCGCCGTAATTCGTCAGCAACTCGCGCAGCTGATTCCGGAAGTACTCAATGTAGGCCGGGCGTCCGTACTCGGGGTGGTTCCGGTCCCAGGGCGAAAGATAGACACCGAACTTCAGACCCGCCGCGCGACACGCGTCCGCCAGTTCGCGAACCAGGTCCCCCTGGCCGTTCTTGTACGGCGAATTCTTGATGGAATGCTCGGTATACGCCGACGGCCACAGGCAAAACCCGTCGTGGTGCTTCGCGGTGAGGATCAGGCAGGTCATGCCCGCCTCCTTCGCAACGCGCACCCACTGGTTCACGTCCAGTTCGGTGGGATTGAATATCGCCGGATCCTCGTCGCCGTAGCCCCATTCCTTGTCCGTGAAGGTGTTCACGGTGAAGTGCAGGAAGCCATAGTATTCCAGCTCGTGCCAGGCAAGCTGGCGCGGCGTCGGCGACGGATCGAGCGGCGCCGGCGGATCCACGGCGGCGGCGGAAAGCGCAATCAAAAGACACGCGGCGGCGAAAGCGTGGATACGAAACATGGCGAACTCCTCCGGGCGGGGCGCGATTACCCCGCGGAGCAGTTTACCAGATCGCGCGGATGGGTCCCAGCCGGACGGCGCCAGGGCAATCGCATTTAAACTCGATCTCAGTATATGGGCGTAAACTTGAGTCGATTTGGAACCTTGAATCAACGATAGTGAGCGTTTTGGAGCGCCGGCATCTGTGCCGGCAAGGTCAGGGATTCGCCGCAGGCGAAATGCCAGCGCTCCAACACGCGCCCTTTATAATATTGAAGGTGGTTCATCTGTCGCTCGGCTCGAGTTGGAAGTTTAAATGCGATTGCCCTGGGACGTCGCCGTTGCATCAGCGGCCCGGTATGCCCATCTCGTACTTCCCGAGCATCGTGTACAGGTTAATGAGCGCCTTGTTCATCATCTCTTCGCCCGCGCCGATCGGAACCCAGCTCACGGCGGCGTCCGCGCCATACCCGCCGACCGAAGTCGCCTCGATGGTCGGAAAATACATGTGGTGCCCGTTGCAGTAGCCCACGAAGATCGTCTTCAGGCCCCACGCGCGCTCCTTCAGCCGGTTCGCATGGTCGCAGAAGAACTCGCCCGATCCGCCAACCAGCGCCAGCTCCTGGTTGATCAGCACGGTGGAGAGGTGCGGCGTGATGACGTCGCCCTTCACGGTCGACATGGCGGCGCCGGCGAGCTCGGGGAAGAAGGCCTGGCCGAAGAGCCCCCGCATGATATCGTTGTCGAGCGGAATCCGCGTCTTGAAGGTGAAATCCTCGTGCACGCCCCGGATCGACGGCGCCTCGGGAACCTTCGTTTCAATGGCCCGCGCGATCTTCACCACCTCCGCCCCCAGGGCCTGGCCAAAGGCCTCGATCCCGCGCGTATCCTCGCTCGGCTTGCAGGACATGTCGCCGGCCGCGCCCTGAAGGAAACCCGCGTTCGTGCCCAGCGCTTCTTCCACCGCATACATCATCTGGCCGGGCCACTCGGCGGAGAAGCGCAGATCCTCCGCGGGCAGCATGGTCGGGTGCGCGGCGTAGTTGATCATCAAAGCGATGGGATTGCCGTCCAGGTCGTCAAAACGAATGACATTCAGTTCCTGGTCGACGGGCTTCGGATCGAACTGCTGGTGCCGGTTCCGGTTCATATCCACCATCGCCGAGCCCCAGCCGATGCGGGCGTCCCGCGCATTGCCCGCCGCCTCGGTGATCGCCGCAATGAGTTTCTTCTCCAATTCGCCCACGTACGCCACGCAGGCGTCAAACTTGCCCTTCCCCTGGCCTTCGACATCGCGCAACTCAATCACCGGCCCATGGTGCGTGTGCGATCCCGAAATCATCACGTGCGTCACGCCCGCACCCTCCTTCACCGCCGCGCGAATCCGCGCCATCGACTCCGCGTCGG
The Candidatus Hydrogenedentota bacterium genome window above contains:
- the rarD gene encoding EamA family transporter RarD gives rise to the protein MKTSTLNYPGMVMGFSAYAIWGVFPIYFYFLSSVSSWEVLAHRIIWSVVALIALLWWRGALRGVFAVLASPRQAGLLAAASLLISANWLIYIHAIATHRTIDASMGYFINPVFLIVLGIVVFRERLNNHQIACVTLAAAGILYQFITLGGFSWISLSLPAAFGGYGAIKKHLQLDSIASLFLETLLVMPFMIAYLAWQGSQSGLALVEGAPHVQILLVLAGIVTTIPLLLFAEGAKRLPLYVMGFLQYITPTLQFSIGLFAFGEPLDRHKLIGFILVWTGLLVLILGQLHSRRRRALAPAAEME
- a CDS encoding ArsB/NhaD family transporter, whose amino-acid sequence is MFLSLAIFAAVYVLIAFDLVDKTAAALLGAAAVILLHLVPYHVAVESIDMNVLFLLIGMMIVMSILSETGFLEWLAISIAQRARGNARTIVILFLAVTAVLSAVLDNVTTVILIAPITILITQLLEIRTAPILILLAIFSNIGGTATLIGDPPNIIIGSATTLSFNDFLLNLGPVVVIATLLCLALVRFRLRNSLNAPEEARSRVMMAQPELAILDAGLLRRCLGVLALILLGFFTGRLTGFEPGIVALAGAVLMIIVCRVDIHTALHKVEWATILFFIGLFMLISALEHNGLFERSGELLVEATRGNLLLTALVILWAGAFASAIVDNIPLVIAMLPLIKTMIPTFAMQMGLADNPELTHTTIAAPLYWALALGACLGGNGTLIGASANVVIAQVGKRNNCGISFMDFTRAGFPIMILTAALSSVYLYWRYF
- a CDS encoding alpha-L-fucosidase, with translation MFRIHAFAAACLLIALSAAAVDPPAPLDPSPTPRQLAWHELEYYGFLHFTVNTFTDKEWGYGDEDPAIFNPTELDVNQWVRVAKEAGMTCLILTAKHHDGFCLWPSAYTEHSIKNSPYKNGQGDLVRELADACRAAGLKFGVYLSPWDRNHPEYGRPAYIEYFRNQLRELLTNYGEIQEVWFDGANGGDGYYGGAREERRIDHTTYYDWENTWALVRELQPGAILFSDIGPDIRWVGNEQGFAGDPCWATYTPKPREEGKPVAPGMTKYKEAEHGHVDGRYWLPAEVDVSIRPGWFYHADQNDQVRTPENLMELYYQSVGRGASLLLNIPPDPRGLLHENDEAALMGFKQLRDAIFHVDLARGATATADNTRGNDAAFSAGNVLDGDHRTYWAADDSVTSASITIDLAGETTIDHVVLQEYIALGQRILRFSVDAWVDGGWKPLAEGTSIGWKRILPVERLATTRIRFNILEAKACPTLATLSLYAGPEN
- a CDS encoding neutral/alkaline non-lysosomal ceramidase N-terminal domain-containing protein, which translates into the protein MSRYVPRVISLLTLLSLLTLPAAAQIFKAGFAKADVTPTAPMPMWGYGARHDALSEGVRDPLYAKAVVVEAGDQKLALVGLDLGRSPDAESMARIRAAVKEGAGVTHVMISGSHTHHGPVIELRDVEGQGKGKFDACVAYVGELEKKLIAAITEAAGNARDARIGWGSAMVDMNRNRHQQFDPKPVDQELNVIRFDDLDGNPIALMINYAAHPTMLPAEDLRFSAEWPGQMMYAVEEALGTNAGFLQGAAGDMSCKPSEDTRGIEAFGQALGAEVVKIARAIETKVPEAPSIRGVHEDFTFKTRIPLDNDIMRGLFGQAFFPELAGAAMSTVKGDVITPHLSTVLINQELALVGGSGEFFCDHANRLKERAWGLKTIFVGYCNGHHMYFPTIEATSVGGYGADAAVSWVPIGAGEEMMNKALINLYTMLGKYEMGIPGR